From Lewinellaceae bacterium:
TGGATTTCTTCCAGGGCGGCGGCGATGATGGCCCTGCCGGTGGCGACATCGGCCGCGCTGACGTCGAGGCCCTGCCGGTGGTAATCGTACCAGGCCTGGCGGAAAGGGCGCACTCTCGGGGAGAGCAGGTTCTCGATCAGCCAGAAGCGGTTGCGGTTGCCGTCCAGGGAGCGCCAGCCGGGATTGGCGGCGGCGGCAGATTGGGGCACGCTGTTGAGAATATCCTGGGCCGCCTGGAAATAGGGTTCGCCTCCGTAGGGCGAGAAGGAGTCGTAATCCAGCCCTAAAATGATATAAGCGTGGAAGGCGAGCACGCTGGAAAGGTTGTCATTAAAGGCATTCCGGCTGAATTGCAACGGCTGAAACTGCTCGTAAAAAAAGGTAACTCCTTTGTCGATATGGTTGATCAGCGGCGTTTCGTAATCGGAGCCGTAAACCGGCCGGGAAGCCTGAATGGCGATATCGGCCTTGAAAGAGGTGGGCGAAAGTTCTTCCTGTATGGTGATCAGTATATTGGCGTTGATCCGTTCTTCCTGTTCAAAAACATCTTCCGTCCACTTTTGGGTGTTGAGGAATTCCCGCACCGTGTTTTCCAGGGTCTCAAAGACCTTCGGATCGGCAGACTGGAGCTTTAGGGTATTGATGCGCACGGCAACGTCGAGCTCCTGCGCGCTGAGCCCCAGGGTTATTATAGAAAAAAACAGGCTGAATAGTAGCTTTCTCATTGCTTATGGCTTTATCTGCGTCCAAAAGTTTTGCAGTTTGCGGTTTGCAGTTTGCGGTTTTGCGGTTTTGCGGTTCATCCCCGTCCTTCGGCCGGGTAAATTTTGCCTTTCAACAGCTTCTCCACCTCATCGAGAATATCCTCCGCCACCGCCGTTTTAGGTTTTAACTCAAATTTACGAATCTTATTGCCTTTGCCAATGATCGCGATCTTATTCGTATCGTAGTTGAAGCCGGCGCCTTTATCCTGAAGCGAGTTGAGGACGATGAGGTCGAAATTTTTCTTTGCCAGTTTGCTTTGGGCGTTGTCCAGTTCATTTTCCGTTTCCAGGGCGAAGCCCACCAGCAACTGGGCCGGCTCTTTTTTGCCGCCCAGGATAGCGGCGATATCCGGGTTTTTCACCAGCTCCAATCGAAGGGTGTCTCCGGTTTTTTTGATTTTCTGCACAGCGGCCTCCCGGGGCCGGTAGTCCGCCACTGCTGCCGCCAGAATGCCGATATCGGCCTGCTGAAAAGCCTGTTCGGCGGCTTGGAGCATTTCCTCAGCGGTTTGCACCGGAATAACCTGCACTTTGCTTTCCCGGGGGGCCAGGCGGGAAGGGCCCAGTACCAGCGTCACCTCGGCACCGCGGCGGGCGGCCGCATCGGCCAGGGCCACGCCCATCTTTCCGCTCGAACGGTTGCCAATGAAGCGCACCGGGTCGATGGCCTCGTAGGTAGGGCCGGCGGTGATCAGGATTTTTTTTCCGGCAAGGCCCAGCTCGTTTTGCCAGAAGTGGTGGAGGAAAGCAACGATCTCTTCGGGTTCCGCCATCCGGCCTTCCCCGACCAATCCGCTGGCCAGTTCGCCATGGCCAACCGGAATGAGGTGGTTGCCGAATTCCTGCAGCCTCCTCACATTTTCCTGAGTGGCGGGGTGGCGCCACATATCCAGGTCCATTGCCGGAGCAAAGAAAACCGGGCACCGTGCCGAAAGGTAGGTGGCCGTGATGATGTTGTCGCTCATGCCCGCCGCCATTTTTGCCAGCGAAGCCGCCGTCAGCGGCGCGACGACCATGACGTCGGCCCAAAGGCCCATTTCGACATGGCTGTTCCAACTGGCTTCCGAGCTGATATCGGTATAAACCGGCCTTTTGGAAAGGGTGGACAAGGTGAGCGGGCTGATAAAATCGGCGCCTGATTTGGTCATCAACACCTGCACTTCCGCCCCGGCCCGGATGAATTGGCGCACCAGGAAAGCGGCTTTATACGCGGCTATGCTGCCGGTAACGCCAAGCAGGATTTTTTTACCCGTCAGGTTTGCCATTTCGGTAGATGGTATGGACTCGGAGAGCAGTTGAACCAAACAGCCGGCCCGGCCGAAGATGAGGTGGCAAGGGCCGGCTGTTCAGATTTCATTTCGGGCCGGTTGGGTTCAATCCTGGAATCCTTCTTCCTCCTCCTCTCTCTGCCTTTTCTTGTTGTAGCGGTAATAAATTTCATCCTTGACAAACTCCTCCATGGCTATGATCACCGGGTTGGGAAGGCGCTCGTAGAATTTCGATATTTCGATCTGCTCCTTGTTCTCACTCACCTCTTCGATGGTGTCGGAGGAAACAGCAAACTCTTCCAGCTTCTGGTGCAGTTCCTGCTTGAGATCTACGGACAGTTGCTTGGAACGCTTGGTGATGATGCACAACACCTCGTAAATATTGCTGGTCTTTCCGGCCAGGGAGTGAACGTCGCGTGCCCGGACATTAGGATCCAGCCCTTGCACTTGAGTTTTGATATCCGACATTATCTAGCTTATTTAATGATTCTCTGGACTGATTATAAATCGAATTGACATCCTTGCTGTAGCGGCTATCCGGGAAACGGGCCAAAAATTCCGAAGCCCGGTCTCTGGATTCCTGATACCGCTCTTTCTGTTTATCGACAAAGCTGTTCCTCGCCAGCTGATAGGCTGAGCGAATGATCATGTAACGTATGTTCTCTGCATTTTCCGTGTCCGGAAAATCCTTCAGTACATTATCAAAGGTCTGTATGGCCGCCTGGTACTCCCGCAGGTCGAAGTAAAGCTCTGCGCTTTCGTAGGCTTTGCGCTCCAGTTTGTTCCGCATCTCGTCGATGAGGCGGTTGCACTCTTCTACCCGCGAGCTGTTGGGGTAGGTATTGACAAACAGCTGAAACCCTTCGATCGCCTGGGCCGTGTAGGACTGGTCGAGGCGAAAAACGGGCGAAAGCTGGTAGTTTGCATAA
This genomic window contains:
- the bamD gene encoding outer membrane protein assembly factor BamD; protein product: MKKSLLLAFIGVSLLLSACKSEFEKIRSSGDVDRIYAKALEYYDAEEYQKAQSLFELIISSYRGKKEAEEIYFKYAYTYYYLEQYILASYYFKNFSNTYGGSSLREEADFMSAYANYQLSPVFRLDQSYTAQAIEGFQLFVNTYPNSSRVEECNRLIDEMRNKLERKAYESAELYFDLREYQAAIQTFDNVLKDFPDTENAENIRYMIIRSAYQLARNSFVDKQKERYQESRDRASEFLARFPDSRYSKDVNSIYNQSRESLNKLDNVGYQNSSARAGS
- a CDS encoding DUF4835 family protein, with product MRKLLFSLFFSIITLGLSAQELDVAVRINTLKLQSADPKVFETLENTVREFLNTQKWTEDVFEQEERINANILITIQEELSPTSFKADIAIQASRPVYGSDYETPLINHIDKGVTFFYEQFQPLQFSRNAFNDNLSSVLAFHAYIILGLDYDSFSPYGGEPYFQAAQDILNSVPQSAAAANPGWRSLDGNRNRFWLIENLLSPRVRPFRQAWYDYHRQGLDVSAADVATGRAIIAAALEEIQKVDQAYPNSMIIQLFTDTKSQEILEIFKRGTPQEQNTVVQIMTRIDASNAAQYRAIK
- the coaBC gene encoding bifunctional phosphopantothenoylcysteine decarboxylase/phosphopantothenate--cysteine ligase CoaBC, whose amino-acid sequence is MANLTGKKILLGVTGSIAAYKAAFLVRQFIRAGAEVQVLMTKSGADFISPLTLSTLSKRPVYTDISSEASWNSHVEMGLWADVMVVAPLTAASLAKMAAGMSDNIITATYLSARCPVFFAPAMDLDMWRHPATQENVRRLQEFGNHLIPVGHGELASGLVGEGRMAEPEEIVAFLHHFWQNELGLAGKKILITAGPTYEAIDPVRFIGNRSSGKMGVALADAAARRGAEVTLVLGPSRLAPRESKVQVIPVQTAEEMLQAAEQAFQQADIGILAAAVADYRPREAAVQKIKKTGDTLRLELVKNPDIAAILGGKKEPAQLLVGFALETENELDNAQSKLAKKNFDLIVLNSLQDKGAGFNYDTNKIAIIGKGNKIRKFELKPKTAVAEDILDEVEKLLKGKIYPAEGRG
- a CDS encoding DNA-directed RNA polymerase subunit omega, whose amino-acid sequence is MSDIKTQVQGLDPNVRARDVHSLAGKTSNIYEVLCIITKRSKQLSVDLKQELHQKLEEFAVSSDTIEEVSENKEQIEISKFYERLPNPVIIAMEEFVKDEIYYRYNKKRQREEEEEGFQD